The following proteins are co-located in the Takifugu flavidus isolate HTHZ2018 chromosome 16, ASM371156v2, whole genome shotgun sequence genome:
- the tmem151bb gene encoding transmembrane protein 151B produces MSPPASAATASETSTATTTVFEEESREEQRPLKQSLSKSLCRESFWKCLLLSVLMYGCMGAMVWCHVTEVTRLTFDSAFKGKSMMYHDSPCSDGYIYIPLALLGMLYLVYLVECWHCHVKNELQHKVDVEGIYERIQRMQQAKPCIWWKAISYHYVRRTRQVTRYRNGDAYTSTQVYHERVNTHVAEAEFDYSHCGVKDVSKQLLGLEKCALTKMRFTKCFSFANVESENSYLTQRARFFTDNEGLDDYMEAREGMHLKNIDLKEYVMVLCDPDHHPWYLSHYVFWFASFLTFSWPLRVFTEYHTAYVHYRVEKLFGNDYVPVTPCDDRPYWRRIPRVNTIDSTELEWHIRSNQQLVPSYSEAGLIDLAQRPSNFSGIRQNCERCHRAISCSSVFSRSAVSICTGASSRIPFSSSRFSLARRYGSQRSCFWRSGSLDDQESPSENTRCLSERLNTDDEGPPDYEDALCYPVLIVHCSENCHNHRSFHRNGSCVETSL; encoded by the exons ATGTCCCCGCCAGCATCCGCTGCCACGGCCAGCGAGACcagcaccgccaccaccaccgtctTCgaggaggaaagcagagaggag CAACGGCCCCTCAAGCAGTCGCTGAGCAAGTCGCTCTGCCGAGAGAGTTTCTGGAAATGCCTGCTGCTCTCCGTCCTCATGTACGGCTGCATGGGCGCGATGGTGTGGTGTCACGTGACCGAGGTGACCCGTCTCACCTTTGACAGCGCCTTTAAGGGGAAATCCATGATGTACCACGACAGCCCCTGCTCCGACGGCTACATCTACATCCCCCTGGCCCTGCTGGGCATGCTCTATTTAGTCTACCTGGTGGAGTGCTGGCACTGTCATGTGAAAAACGAGCTGCAGCACAAAGTAGACGTGGAGGGAATCTACGAGCGCATCCAAAGAATGCAGCAGGCTAAGCCCTGCATCTGGTGGAAGGCCATCAGTTACCACTACGTGCGGCGGACGCGGCAGGTCACGCGCTACCGCAACGGAGACGCTTACACCAGCACTCAGGTATACCACGAACGGGTCAACACTCACGTGGCCGAAGCTGAATTTGATTACAGCCACTGTGGCGTGAAAGACGTCTCCAAACAGCTACTGGGGCTGGAGAAGTGTGCGCTCACAAAGATGCGCTTCACCAAGTGCTTTAGCTTTGCTAACGTGGAGTCTGAGAATTCCTACCTGACGCAGAGAGCGAGGTTTTTCACTGACAACGAGGGCCTGGACGACTACATGGAGGCCCGGGAAGGCATGCACCTGAAAAACATCGACCTCAAGGAGTATGTGATGGTCCTGTGCGATCCGGACCACCACCCCTGGTATCTGTCCCACTACGTCTTCTGGTTCGCCTCGTTCCTCACTTTCTCCTGGCCTCTCAGAGTCTTCACCGAGTACCACACGGCTTACGTCCACTATCGAGTCGAGAAGCTCTTCGGGAACGATTACGTCCCTGTGACGCCCTGTGACGATCGACCTTACTGGCGCCGGATCCCTCGAGTCAACACCATCGACAGCACGGAGCTGGAATGGCACATCCGGTCCAACCAGCAGCTGGTGCCCAGCTACTCCGAGGCCGGCCTGATAGACCTGGCCCAGCGCCCCTCCAATTTCAGCGGGATACGTCAGAACTGCGAGCGCTGCCACCGAGCCATCAGCTGCTCCTCGGTATTCTCCAGGAGCGCCGTGAGCATCTGTACCGGCGCCAGCTCCCGCATCCCCTTCAGCAGTAGTCGCTTCTCCTTAGCGCGACGCTACGGCTCCCAGCgcagctgcttctggaggagcGGCAGCTTGGACGACCAGGAGAGTCCCAGTGAGAACACCCGCTGCCTGTCAGAGCGCCTCAACACAGACGACGAAGGACCCCCGGACTATGAGGACGCCCTTTGCTACCCGGTGCTGATCGTCCACTGCAGCGAGAACTGCCACAACCACAGGTCGTTCCACAGGAACGGCTCTTGTGTGGAGACTTCCTTATGA
- the grxcr1b gene encoding glutaredoxin domain-containing cysteine-rich protein 1 codes for MEEPHWKKEKEKAGKTVRFRVAAANSGRVLAEVFKDETAWCASLSDSAASEQSSHAGAEQGSPHPTGEANSHLNGLGAAQDENGGEPDDLLLYASAKREKLFSNKRINICSKNGTIRGVRNKVSAGQVLFNNLSNVYPKRRPWEK; via the exons ATGGAGGAGCCAcactggaaaaaagagaaagaaaaggctggaaaaacagTGAGGTTCCGAGTAGCAGCTGCCAACAGCGGCCGGGTCTTGGCGGAGGTATTCAAGGATGAAACAGCCTGGTGTGCTTcactgtcagactctgcagccTCCGAGCAAAGCAGCCATGCAGGCGCAGAGCAGGGGAGTCCACATCCCACTGGGGAGGCCAACAGCCACCTAAACGGGCTTGGGGCGGCCCAGGACGAGAACGGCGGTGAACCCGATGACCTGCTTTTGTATGCTAGTGCCAAGAGAGAGAAGCTGTTCAGCAACAAGAGGATCAACATCTGCAGCAAGAATGGGACCATCAGAGGAGTGAGAAACAAAGTGAGTGCGGGACAGGTGCTTTTCAACAACCTGTCCAACGTGTATCCT AAAAGAAGACCTTGGGAAAAGTAG